One Cheilinus undulatus linkage group 22, ASM1832078v1, whole genome shotgun sequence DNA window includes the following coding sequences:
- the LOC121504793 gene encoding high affinity immunoglobulin gamma Fc receptor I-like, whose product MQLTSLCLALSCLRVRPDRSQFSRYDSVSLSCEDQLNSTGWKVKRNTSSAGVSSCTLGWGSILADSTCFIRNIYQSDGGVYWCESEDGERSVAVNITITDRTVILISPTLPVPEGAAVTLDCRAEINSSIQRFHFYKDGSPVSSSSTGEFTLHNISKSDEGLYKCSVSGGEESVSSWLAVHAVPAASCSASSFRLMCHLLVGTPYLLSTIILGLIYRERRRETLPVKERRVSKDVIMEIVV is encoded by the exons ATGCAGCTAACATCGCTCTGCCTCGCTCTCT CCTGTCTGAGGGTCCGCCCCGACAGGTCTCAGTTCTCCAGGTACGACTCCGTCTCTCTGAGCTGTGAGGACCAGCTGAACTCCACAGGATGGAAAGTGAAGAGGAACACATCGAGTGCCGGGGTCTCCTCCTGCACCCTCGGCTGGGGCTCCATCCTCGCCGACTCAACGTGCTTCATCAGGAACATCTACCAGTCTGACGGCGGGGTTTACTGGTGCGAGTCTGAGGATGGGGAGAGGAGCGTCGCTGTCAACATAACAATCACAG ATCGGACCGTGATCCTGATCAGCCCCACACTCCCCGTACCAGAAGGAGCTGCTGTGACTTTGGACTGCAGAGCTGAGATAAATTCCTCCATCCAAAGGTTTCATTTCTACAAAGATGGCAGCCCCGTCAGCAGCAGCTCCACAGGAGAGTTTACCCTCCACAACATCTCTAAATCTGATGAAGGACTCTACAAGTGCAGCGTCTCTGGAGGTGAAGAATCAGTCAGCAGCTGGCTCGCTGTTCACG CCGTTCCAGCAGCTTCATGTTCAGCATCATCATTCAGACTAATGTGTCACCTGTTGGTGGGAACTCCTTACCTGCTGTCCACCATCATACTGGGACTCATctacagagagagaaggagag AGACTCTGCCGGTTAAAGAAAGAAGAGTCAGCAAAGATGTCATCATGGAGATAGTTGTATGA
- the LOC121505005 gene encoding butyrophilin subfamily 3 member A2-like has protein sequence MFYHVLLGAALLICSTGESLVHGLPQTVQVLAGGDVILPCRFSTSTNEDFPTVEWSKEGLYPNVVFLYRDGSETYAMKNPAFEYRTSLVMKELKNGNVSLRISSVQLSDSGTYRCMRLWRSAPREITTVKLFVGAASEPKLSFLSAESGGVTLQCEADCWLPEPGVTFLDHQGREISADEPRGAQDARGCYTVTRRVILHEATERVTCRVHQPQINQTRTAETLIPGGSVGSCSSAIGMAVGGTLFLLSAVCGLAFLLWKKYQSAGAHKLTLSRRSSSSTKSIIPEDQPFLQGVRVHGGVSTVEKLSQQMEDLQSKLQETIHRLEIYCNSQLVTSSGGPPRNSNPGQTARRHRIHSNPNVLTFAESVPSSVSSSKKRVSFDGPSLSTSPPPHGPKAPNIKRRHSSVLPHSISNGFKLHPDLQEEHHAEGW, from the exons ATGTTTTATCATGTTCTGCTGGGAGCCGCTCTGCTGATTTGTTCCACAG GAGAGTCCTTGGTCCATGGTCTACCACAGACGGTGCAGGTCCTGGCTGGTGGGGATGTGATCCTGCCCTGCAGGTTCAGCACCAGCACCAATGAAGACTTTCCTACTGTGGAGTGGTCCAAGGAAGGCCTGTATCCTAACGTTGTCTTCCTGTACAGGGATGGCAGTGAGACGTACGCGATGAAGAATCCTGCCTTTGAGTACAGGACAAGCCTTGTAATGAAGGAACTGAAGAATGGAAACGTCTCTTTGAGGATTTCTAGTGTGCAGCTGTCTGATAGCGGGACGTACCGATGCATGAGGCTCTGGAGGAGCGCCCCGCGGGAGATTACGACAGTGAAGCTATTTGTAG GTGCAGCTTCAGAGCCGAAGCTCTCGTTTCTGTCAGCTGAGAGTGGAGGAGTGACTCTGCAGTGTGAGGCCGACTGCTGGCTGCCTGAGCCTGGGGTCACGTTTCTGGATCATCAGGGTAGAGAAATCTCTGCTGATGAACCAAGAGGGGCTCAAGATGCCagaggatgctacacagtgACGAGGAGAGTGATTCTCCATGAAGCTACAGAAAG AGTCACCTGCAGAGTTCACCAGCCTCAGATCAACCAGACCAGAACAGCAGAGACTCTAATACCAG GGGGCAGCGTTGGGTCCTGCTCTTCAGCCATCGGCATGGCCGTTGGAGGAACCCTCTTCCTTCTGTCAGCTGTCTGTGGGTTAGCTTTCCTCTTATGGAAGAAATATCAATCAG CAGGCGCTCACAAACTCACTCTGAGCAGAAGGTCATCGTCCAGCACCAAGAGCATTATCCCAGAAGATCAGCCGTTCCTGCAGGGTGTGAGGGTCCATGGGGGCGTCAGCACTGTTGAGAAGCTCTCCCAGCAGATGGAGGATCTCCAATCAAAGCTTCAAGAAACCATCCATCGACTGGAAATCTACTGTAACTCTcagcttgtgacttcctctgGAGGTCCACCGAGGAACAGTAATCCAGGACAAACCGCCAGAAGACATCGTATCCACAGCAACCCTAATGTTCTGACCTTTGCAGAGTCTGTTCCGTCTTCAGTCAGCTCCTCAAAGAAAAGAGTCAGCTTTGACGGTCCTTCACTCAGCACATCTCCACCTCCACATGGTCCAAAGGCTCCCAATATTAAGCGTCGCCATTCCTCTGTGCTTCCACACTCGATCAGTAATGGTTTCAAGCTCCATCCAGATCTCCAAGAAGAGCATCATGCTGAAGGGTGGTGA